One Vicinamibacterales bacterium genomic window carries:
- a CDS encoding serine hydrolase, protein GTTTLHFTPKTVKPNLPAAGSQDWPMGDRIAAGFPAELDEAKIKAAVDAAFGTPEAETTAFVVTWKGRLIGERYGEGITMTTPLESWSMGKSVTATIMGTLIDKGVYTLDQPAPIPEWQGEGDPRKEIRIQDILHMSSGIRIKAPNDPDFDPNGTYPDHLYLYTGGVDSFKYAATRPQQWKPNTVGRYRNTDPVLTNYLNRLGIEKLKLDYLSYPQRQLWDKIGVRSMVMETDPYGNFLTQGYELMSGRDWARLGNLYLNDGVAPGGERVLPEGYAKFVSTLAPAWLADERPIYGGFFWINGDGARPIPKESYSMQGAGGQSVWIIPSHDLVVVRIGNYKGQRQAGPTLDKALSMLMEAVPEH, encoded by the coding sequence GGCACCACCACCCTGCACTTCACGCCCAAGACCGTGAAGCCGAATCTCCCGGCGGCCGGCAGCCAGGACTGGCCCATGGGCGATCGGATCGCCGCGGGGTTCCCGGCCGAACTCGACGAGGCCAAGATCAAGGCGGCGGTCGACGCGGCGTTCGGAACACCCGAGGCGGAGACCACGGCGTTCGTCGTGACGTGGAAGGGTCGGCTCATCGGCGAGCGCTACGGCGAGGGCATCACCATGACCACGCCGCTCGAGAGCTGGTCGATGGGCAAGAGCGTCACGGCGACCATCATGGGGACGCTCATCGACAAGGGCGTCTACACGCTCGACCAGCCGGCGCCCATTCCGGAATGGCAGGGCGAGGGCGACCCGCGCAAGGAGATCCGCATCCAGGACATCCTGCACATGTCCAGCGGCATCCGGATCAAGGCGCCGAACGATCCCGACTTCGATCCCAACGGGACCTACCCGGATCACCTGTACCTCTACACGGGCGGCGTGGACTCGTTCAAATACGCCGCGACCCGGCCGCAGCAGTGGAAGCCCAACACGGTGGGCCGCTACCGGAACACCGATCCGGTGCTGACGAACTACCTGAACCGGCTCGGCATCGAGAAACTGAAGCTCGACTACCTCTCCTACCCGCAGCGCCAGCTTTGGGACAAGATCGGCGTGCGCTCGATGGTCATGGAGACCGATCCCTACGGCAACTTCCTCACGCAGGGGTACGAGCTGATGTCGGGCCGCGACTGGGCGCGCCTCGGCAACCTCTACCTGAACGACGGCGTCGCCCCGGGCGGCGAGCGCGTGCTGCCCGAGGGCTACGCGAAGTTCGTGAGCACGCTGGCCCCGGCCTGGCTGGCCGACGAGCGGCCGATCTACGGAGGATTCTTCTGGATCAACGGCGACGGCGCGCGGCCGATTCCGAAGGAGTCCTACTCGATGCAGGGCGCCGGCGGGCAGTCCGTGTGGATCATCCCTTCGCACGACCTCGTCGTCGTGCGCATCGGCAACTACAAGGGCCAGCGTCAGGCCGGGCCCACGCTGGACAAGGCGCTGTCGATGCTGATGGAGGCCGTCCCCGAGCACTGA